The following nucleotide sequence is from Geotrypetes seraphini chromosome 10, aGeoSer1.1, whole genome shotgun sequence.
acagaaagcagctaaggagacagagagagaaagaaataaagacagatacacacacacatattctagcacccattaatgtaatgggctataaagctagtttcagtatatcctatataataaaacgctagccgcgcatgcgcactcagacctgcgtgatctgtaatccctgatccgtgacctgtaggtccgtggccagagtgcatatgcggcggctagacaaagcgggagaaacagactcgagcgctgtggccgactcaggatgggaggatgcgccgcagcaaagtgctgcataggtactggagggggagagacatatcgcttctgcacataccggtacaaacctccctccagcgttggcagccgcagcacgttaaacaggctgcttcgcgagtttctcctgcagttgagtccctctgccgcgtcactaatgatgtcatcaatgatgcgacagagagactcaatggcagaagaaagccgcgaaccagcctgtttagcgtgctgcggctgccaacgctggagggaggtttgttattaaagtcatcttgccgggagggtcgcagagtcagcgggggttgggctgggaggggagagaagcgtctgccttgggtgcttcaggcagcagcagcgtttacaattcgctgctgttgcggcttcaggccttcctctctggctggtcctgcctacttcctgttttcatgaacacaggactcgccagagaggaatacctgaagccagcaacagcaatgaattgtgaatgctgctgttgcccgatgaagtagttgaaggaggaaagtgagcagagggggagagaatggcttggagggaagaacagatggcagggcatggagggaaggaggaaggtatgccagaccaagggaaaaggaaagaggagatggagaaaggccatatggaacagagagagagggggcggacactggatggaaagagaagagagggcagtgaatggaaggggcaacatagagggtgaacagtattctagcacccgttaatgtaacgggcttaataaCTAGTTACTTATAAAACTGTCAGTATATCCTTCTGCCTACTGACTTCTAAAACTGTTGAAATGCAGCCgttaataaattcaaatacaGTTTTGCTTCTTTAGGTttccttcttttcctttcctgctcCGTGTTTATTGACTATATATTCTTTGTCAACGATCTTTTATTAAATTCAGAACAGAAAATAGGAAGATCTTTTCTGACGAAACTGTCTCTTTGCTTTCCGTTATTATTTAAAGCTGACAGTTTACTGCCTTCTTCCCACAGCTTGTCCAGCTGCCAGAataatcctaaaagaccctaaaggagtaACATATcaaccttccaactacagacccatagcatcaATACCATTTTATGTCAAAATcatggaaggcctagtagccaaattcctcactgACTATCTAGAAGATCACCAACATACTCCACCatacacaatctggcttcagaaccaattatagcactgaaacactattaggatccctcctggacacagctagacaacatctcagtacagaaaaaaaaatattcctcatACAACTAGATCTATCCACAGCGTTTGATCTGGTTGACCATAACATTCTTCTACAAATTctggatgcaattggtatcactgATAAAGTGCACAtatggttccaaggattcttaaagactagatcctacagagtaaaatcaagcaACGAAaagtcagaaccctggtccaacccctgtggtgtacctcagggatcccctttatcctccacactcttcaacctctacatcgtGTCCCTCGGCACCTGTCTAGATAAATCAAACATaatctcctacagctatgcagacgatatcaccattctTCTCCCTTTTGATCAACTAAAACCGTCCATGACAGACACTATAcataaaacattagaaacaataacatcttggatgaaagaccacaaactgaaactaaactcagaaaaaacaaaattcattctcctagaaAACGATAAGACACCATCCATTACAAACCTAGTAATCAACTCAACCACATTCCCCATGCAAACCACTCTAAAACTACTGGGAGTGACGATTGACaggtgctgtaccatgcaaccacaaatcaacaaaataatacagaaatcctttgcaatcatgagaaacctaagacaagtgcaaaaattcttcgacaaaactcAACTCCGGATCCTAGTTCAAGCCCTAATGCTGGgtctactagactattgtaacattctctatctaccctgccccgcaaccatgattaaacaactgcaaacaatccagaacacagccctgaggctcatctactctctgagaaaacatgaccacatcaccgaggcgtatctccactcacactggctaccaattcaagcaagaatacaattcaagttctactgtcttctatttaaaaccatgaatggaaacagcccaatatacctaaacaaccatctaatccgaaccacctcaaccagacaaaggagaacccatgctCCATTCAtataccccccaatcagagaagtcaaatggaaaaaactgtataatggcctcctggccatACAAGCAGCTAgattagaccaccaactctctactTTTCTGATAACAACCCttgactacagaacatttagaaaagaaataaaaaccatactatttaataaatccctgatacccaacaatcgaaaccaacctaacgcctcctcactctctaaaacaacctaacgccacaagaacTACTTTGTCCCTATGAACCAAGTTGACTACtccctaactattctataattcctctggaaatggccagatagatcctttttgtaatccgccttgaaccgcaaggtaacggcggaatagaaatcactaatgtaatgtaatttgtagaTTCATAACAAACAGCATTTACGTGCTTAAACCTCCACAATAGCTgccatttttttcctcttttcttcttcCCCCTCAGGAGATGAGCTATTCTGGTTCAACCACTGTTTATTACACTCTTCCGTTATAACTTCAACGGCTCACTAGGCAGGCTAGAtcgtatttctttatttaaaccTTCCCCCTAGTTGACCACATTACTTTTCAGAAAACTGCCAACATTAGctttttttgtcctttttcctTTTCCCCAATATCCTTTTGGAGAATCACTGTTCAAATGTAGCCACTAATGATTTCACTTAACTGCTTCATCTTCCACGGTTCTCTGCCACAAGTGCCTCAGGGAATGTTATTAATCTTTCTCCTTTTAACATACTCCACTCTTCACTTTTCCTTGTACTCTGTTCAATGTTTTCATCAGAAAAAGGAAACCACAACTCTATTTTACCAGCAAAGGACACACGAAGTTGAGAGGAGAAGCGATTATGCGTCCGACATGTTAAGCTGCCAAGCAACGCCCCCCTGTCGAAACAAGGTTATGTTGGGGTATTACTCTAAAAAAAGTTCAATGTACACTATGTGGCTCCTAAGGCATTCCTTTCTTCCTCTGTTTTTTGTTCATGGTGCTTCTTTATTTAATACACATCTACCCACATATGGCTGGTTGCACACAGATAACAAACAAAGGACTCCTCTAGGAGGCATCCGCCTGTTTATCACCCTAGAAGCTGAAAAACATACTTACGGTGGGTTCATGACCTCCGGCTGGGAAAACTTCATTCTAAAAAGGAGAAAGGCAATTAGATGGAAATAGAGTTTCTGAAAAgcagttttgaaagaaataaataaaagagaagaTAAGATGGGTAAGAAAAGATATTTGTTTCAGTGTGAAAGAATGTACGTGATATATTTGTCAAACTAATTCTATAAAATTGCCAAACTAATTCTATAAAATGTTATTAATCTTATATAGTGCTAAATGCAAAACTATTAAGCAGTTtccaaaaataactttaaataattaaaaaaaaaaaaattaaatgactgacaaaaattctgaaaagatttgaggggcatttaaaaaaaataaaacccagtctaagtccaacttggacatttccagctAAACATCCAAGGTTTGGAGGTATAAAAATGGCCTTtttcgaatggcaaactgcttactggatgtccaaatataaatatatatattttaatagtcTACTTAAATGTCTTGGGCACCGGGACATCTAGGCCGCCAGaccatctaactttataccccattttcgatcagaaaaacatccaggttgaaaatgtcctaatcatgaccatttggatgtgggtggggccagcgtagtaatggactggccacagagACATCCAACACAGCAAAAGGACACCTCagatggcactgctgtgaacttcacataaagggtgccaattgtatatctcatcataacccccttataatttagggtgagccccccaaaacctactatactctcttgtgtaccaccccaatagcacttatagcAGTATACTGGGTGGGCTCACACGTTCTACCATAGATGTAGTAGTTAGAATGGCTTATAGACCTTGAtctttctctctatggttcattagcccacccatcaggctacttaagacacctgtgtgcagctctgctaagcttccccataccagatgctgctgttttagagacagatatgtacctttttcttttcatttatgtgtggtggaagggggtcagtgagcactgggggagtgtgggggtgtttgaccttgatgcatgcagtggtcatctggtcagtttgggccaACCTTTGTGACACTTCCttataaaacaggtctagttccaaacgtataagttacATCCAGGATGTCTCAATTAGGAtcaaacttgtactgaaaaccttgcactAAAAGGATAACTATAGCAAATTGtgaccagtaaactgtatattatgtatattaatattagaccctagtatgtatcgttaggataaaaacttgtatcctAAACTTGTAtggaaattatgtatgttaaatctgtaacccgttctgagctctttggggccaCCCGGAaagaaaacaaatgaaataaataaatgtttgattattgctgcaagacgtccatgtctaacccacccttgagactgcccaaagcccacccatcccccaagttcaatgttgagaaatgtaaagtattacatgtgggaaacagaaacctgaggtacaactatatgatgggagggatgtttttaaatgagagtacccaagaaagggacctgggggtaatggtggacttgacaatgaagccgacggcacagtgcgcagcggctgctaagaaggcaaatagaatgctaggcatcatcaaaaagagtattacaaccagaacgaaagaagttatcttgccattgtatcgagcgatggtgcgtccgcatcaggagtactgcgtccaatattggtcgccctaccttaagaaggatatggcaatactcgagagggttcagaggagagtgacgcatctgataaaagggatggaaaacctttcatacgctgagagattggaaaaactgggactctttttccctggagaagagaagacttagaggggatatgatagagacttacaagatcatgaagggcatagagagagtagagagggacagattcttcaaactttcaaataataaaagaacaagaggacattcggaaaagttgaaaggggacagattcaaaacgaatgctaggaagttcttctttacccagcgtgtggtggacacctggaatgctggggttcaagaaggaattggacaatttcctgctggaaaaggggatagaggggtatagatagaggattactgcacaggtcctagtcctgttgggccaccgcgtgagcggactgctgggcacgatggacctcaggtctgacccagcagaggcatttcttatgttcttatgttcttatcacatgCCTCAACTATGCCCATTTGtgctctgaacatacagaggctggaacaccttgtTAGACATAGAGAAatatggttttgattatcggcacttggatatccTTGTGATTAGGACCTCCAAGTACCGATTTttggatgctttttggatgtctatgttttttgattatgagcctgctgATGCGTTAAGGAGGGAAGTTGGGGGAGGGCGGCTTGACTAAAACCTAAGAACATTAGTTGCTGAATCAGACCAAGGTTCATTAAGCCTAGCATCTTGCCTCTGATACTGAATTCCCAAAAAGTAGATTACTTATCCTTGGAAATGGGCTAAGAAAATCAATGTTTCCCCTTAGTCTATCTggataatattttttattaaatcatcttgaccaaatcctctggcaacagATTCCACAACTTAAATCAGGTAGAGTATGAGAACATACTAACACGTGTTTTCATTCAGTTGCCTTGTTCTGGTGCTGTATGAAAGGTAAAATGACTAATCCTTATTCAACCATTCCACCCCAttcatgattttataattctCTATCATAAACCTCTCTCAACCAtcgcttttccaagctgaagattcaTATCCTGTTTAACTTTTCTTCCTAATGGAGTCATTACATCCAGTGGTGTAGCGAAAGAGGTTAGctcccagggtggtggtgccatGCATCACTGCACCGTGTGCCCCCCAACTCTTTCCTAATGCTTGATCACCCCCCACTCTTCCACTACttgagcgcccccccccctccgcatacctcttgaaatgttcaccagcacaagcaggatcttctacctgctgcttgcaatggcctcagcacccttctgatgtcatgtcctggtcccatgatcaagaagtgacatcagaaggaagccgaggccagcgtgagcagcaaatggaagataCTGCTTATGCCGGTGAACATTTAAGGAGGCACGCAAGGGGGGCGGAAAGGAGGAGAGGTTCTGGCACCCCCTgcaaagatggcacctggggtggtccaccctctgtctctcccccctcccttagtAAGCCActaattccatcccctttattattttgtcagctttctctgaaccttttctacttTTGCGATATATCCATTTTGAGAAAATTGGTAAAAAATCTTTTTATCAATTATATCATTATTGAATTATTGAGATTGAGAttacaaaaacaacaaagaaaaaggtaaTCTCATAATATAAAAGCAATAGCATTTCCAAAACAAAACCCCAGGAAATATACtaagaagaaaacaaatggaaatTACTAATAAGTTTTATAACATGGAAGAtagttgccaaaaaaaaaaaaaaaccccagtgctCCCAATCAGCCCTAACCTCGCTAGTTCAACCTATTCCTATTGGCTAAGTGATGTTTTGCAGCACTGTAACAGAAATCCTATGGTTACTAGAAGCCATAAAAATGATTTGCCTCTTAATATTTTGGTAAGTTATCAGAGTTCAGATCTGCTCACCTTTAGTTTATTGTTGAACTACCAAACATTTTTGGAATTATCCCCCAaactctataaatggcacctaaagttgTGAGCATACATGGGTGCACGTAGCTGATGTGCACAcacaacttagggctagattcactaagcaaaccgatcgtgtaccgattggtttgcgacccctttgcgacccgatttccctccggcccgattcacttacctctctgccgaccatcctccgatctgcgcatgcaaatgaggggaacggcatgcaaagtaggcagggacgcgattcactaaccaaaaccctgcaacaccgatcacaaacaagcgactgctgaggaccagtcgctcaagccctttctgattgccctgccttctgccgccctgctctctgccctgtcagccccgatctgcttgacccaatctcctgcctgccccgattaTGGTAAGTATGTAATAATTCAACTTTGCCTTCCATCGTCCAATTAAATGAAAAGCAGCTATCTTTTGCTTCCAGTTCTGCCTAAGGCTCATTTAGCTAGTCCTTTATTGCTGCTTTTAACAtctttattttttactttatttgCTGCTATAAGCACTGTTTTATCTAttcctttgttcttattttcACTCATTGACAGaaactcctgcctgccccgatccctgcagtgcaagcccatggttttaacccatgggcttaAAGCAGGTAAAAACCATAGGctccaaaaaagtggaaaaaaagaaaaaaaaaattcctctgcCGGGCCCGGAttgccagcgcatgcacagaccatctacagatggtcagCGTATGCATTGgaatcgctatagagcgatccagaCAGGcagttgggggtgtgattctgatgagggcgattcgtgaatcagccccccggacaagGATAGGAtcagatccgtgcccttagtgaatctagcccttaattgaATAACAGGCCTaactggtgctgataattgacagACAATCAACACATCATTGACTTTAATTGgaagttacacatgtaacttgGTAGGCACAACTCTATAAAAGTTATGTGTCAGTTCTGGTGTGGATGCTGAAAAGGACGAATGGTTAAGAGTGGATCATGGGCATAGATATAAGTTATGTACAAGTTTATAGAACATGTCCAATGTGTGCGCAACTTAGGCAGAACTATGAGGATTCGCGGCAGacaatcagctagcagctctgcttGGGTAGGAGTGAAGGAAAGTCGCTCCTGTCGcgattcaccactggaccaccagggatactaaaggtacgtgggggaggctggagggagataaaaattcttcaaattggctgggacaggagatggaagggattcctcctgtcctgcccaccgctggaccatcagcTACTGATGCTTGATTGGCCTGTAGTCTAATCACCGAATCCTGATTAGATGGCAAACTTACAACGGTAGTAAATGTGGGACTGTTCATTGGAGAATTGTATGTATCGCCTGACTCACTTCTGATTCTTTTCCTACTGTGTTCTACTGTTTGAACAAGCTAGTCTTCTGGTGGGCTTCTTATTTGTGTCTTGGGTAGTCTAATTCTAGATGGTATTTTGCAGCGTTCTTATCAGCATCGGTAAGTCATCTGTTTATTTTACTCTGGATGCTGCTTCATGCCCTTAAATTGTGATTTTTTTAACTTCATGCCCTTAAATTACGATGCTTTAGCATGATTTTTTAGCTTTTACTCAGTTTTTAATTAGCCTGCTTGTAATCTGGCTTAATTTAAATGCTTCCTTAGGCACAGAGTTCTTTTTGGCACCGTGTAAGATAGCAGACTTTGAAAGGTATTTTacatttctttttatctttttatcttcCTGAGTTTTGTTTTCTACAGCCTTATTTTATCTTcatatattttttcctttcttttttggtttatttGAGCTGACATTTTTTACGTTTGCACAGTTTTTGTTCCTTCGTGTTTCTTTTTATTGTTTCAGCAGTCTTCTTTGATTAGTAGTAATCTGGCACCATCTACTGGTTAGGTttggtttcttttccttttttgttttccatttgtaTTCATCCACATTGATAAATGTTTGCTATATCCATATTAGCAtggtaacatagtacatgatggcagataaaaacccgaatggtccatccagtctgcccaacctgattcaatttaaattttttttaaatattttcttcttagctatttctaggcaagaatccaaagctctatccggtattgtgcttgggttcacTATATACATGTTTGTGCAGCATCTGTATTCACATGTTTTATGTATGCTTCATTATTTAACGGTGTAAtcgtgtatttatttatatatttctatgtttatattGCCATCCATCTGCATATTTTGGTATTTTAGTATATACATGCTTCacattatttatattatttagtCTAATTATACGTGTGTCCAGACTGTATatttgtttatggtttattttgcTGTTCTGTTTTTATAGGCTTCCATTTtatatacccctgaggaaggctacctttgctgaaacacggaccatgttggaaTTCAGTTTATCTATTTTTATACCTGTTATGATTTTATGCCTGCCGTATCTTATGTACATGACACATATATATAATATGAATAtatgatattttaataaaatgattGTCCTCACACCGGTTTGACtgtgtgtcccttccccactcctttttcaCTCTCATTTCCTGCACATGgggttgttttttcctttgtattgtgtgATACATTACCCTTTTATTAAAGCCAtcgcaaaagtggccttagcgtgccTCTTACACTTGTCTTTCCCGTGCACTAAGGCTCCTTGTGTTGCAGCCACAAAATGGCTGTTTTtcccattttccaaattaatagccATGTGCTATTTTTACCATTGGCATGTGGCCATTATAAAAAGTTACTGCATGAGTCCTTAACAGTGACAAAGTAAGGGGAGGGGGCGGACTGCCACGGGTGCCGTCTTCACAGCGGCTCTCCACCCCCCTTGGAATGTTCTGCCCCCTCTTGGAatgttcaccagcatgagcagcatcttccactagGAAGTGCCATCAGAAGGGACCCAATGCTgttgcgagcagcaggtggaagatgcttctcataccggcaaacatttcaagaggtacgcaggAGACACATGGTGCAGTGGGTAAGAGTGGTAGGATCTAGAGTCTGCCAGCTGAGAAAATCTGCTTGCACACTGTCTAGTTCCACTACATGTGCCACTGAGCCAACAGATGGGTCTCCACCCACTGAAACAACATTTGGGCCTCCGAGCATAGTGGAGCACTCTTGGCACCACCTGCTGATTAACATAAGCTACCGCcattgcattgtctgagaaaactcaTACCGCTTTGTCTTGCAGTGAGCTTCCAAGCACCTGCAGCGCCAGGTGTATGGCTCTCAGCTTCAACCAGCTGATTGACCCTTTCCTCTGTGAGGAGGACCAATGTCCCTGCAGCAGATGTCCCTCACAATGTGCTCCACAACTGTATAGGCTGACATCCGTCATCAGAAtcacttcgagtttcttcaagcaagactgcttgtgaggggtccgcatcggggctccgttggatcacatcacccacttgtgagaatacctgcctgcttgtcctgggataaaaactaTATTACACTACTGGGTGTCCCCAGAGTGGGAATATAGAATGAGGGAAATGGCAAAATTTGAAATCCAGGCTCTTCAAAAGAGCAGTAAGATAGACCATTGCTCCTATGTTACATTATAGAGGAAGGTTAAGAGTATATACTTTGGGTAATTCTAGAGTCTGTAATTGAAGGTATTCTAGAAGGAAGAGTGGGAGTATGTATGATGGATATGACTACTACTATTACAGGCAGTCCCTAGCTTAAGAACGAGTtccgttttttttaaaaaccgttCTTAAAGTTGAATTTCTATGCAACTTGGATCCTGTATAGTACAGTCTACAAAAACATTAAAGatacagtcctcaaaataaaaagtactgtagtttaaatagaaagaaaagataggtttacacTTTCGTTCTTTATCCaccccactgttccctctccaccaccacatccatcatttcttcctcttatctctcttccccatgcatctatacctcacacctctcccaccatgtccaatatttctctctccctccctatgtccaGCTTCTCTGAAAAAAACTGTTGTATACCTTTTACATCTAAGTGAAGCCTATCGTGCAGATCTAGAGATGTCACGCTTATGACCACAGACCAcccattttatttttgaaaaacaatgcGATGCTTGAGAACCTGGTATTAACATTATTAAAATGCTCCATTAgaaaaagataatttaaaaaaatatttcttaacatGATATCTTTCTATTTGTTCTGGAATTGGAATCATGCTTCATTCAATTTGTTCTGGAATTGGAATCTTGGTTCATTCATGTATCTACTTTAAGTCATCGGGCAGAATACGACCCTTTTTCCGAGCTCTCTCCTTCTTTCGCTCCACtttgttcttcttcttcttctggatgtttcttttcctcttgTCTTGACGCTTTTGCATTTTCTCCACTGTTTGCTCAGTTCGCTTCTCCCACTGCTTCTGCCGTTGCTCCCGGTGCTTCTCCTTTCGCTTTAGTGCTGCCTTCAGCAGATCTTCATTGTCTTTAATTTTGACGCCTTCCGCCTTGTATAAGACATTTGTCCATTTCATTTTGTTCTCTAGCTCCTGGGCTTTTTTCCCATCCTTGGCTTTCAGGTCCTCCAGTTTGCTTTTTCTTGCTTCCAGCCTGCTGAGCAGCTGCTTAAAGTTCTTTCCTGTAAGAGGAGTCAGGTTACCCTTCAGGCTTTGTTTCTTCTGCTTCTTCTTTACAGCCTGGTTCAGCTCCTTCTGATCATGGACTTCTATCCTGTTGAAGACAAATGATCCCTGGTCATTGCCTTGAGCTGCCTTTTTCTTCTCATATGGTGACTCTAATGTCTTGCTAGTTTCCACTTCACTGCACTCTGCCAGCCCTTCTCTCAGCTTCTTCCTTTTACGTTTCTTCCTCTCTCGTTCCTGCTTTCTCCgctgtcttctcttttccagtTCTTCAGGCAATAGTCCTTTGGAGGTGCTCTTAccacagaagagaaaaaaaaaatcacaggttTAATCTAAGGCAAAATAATAAGAATTCAGTATAAAAGATTTATATTCAAGCAGCAGGAAAGGGTAAATTGCCTCTTTCCATTTTCTATCACCCAGGTCTAGTTTAAAACTTACTTTTCTTTGTGCAAGTGTTTATATACCATCTTGAATGGTGTGAGCCAAGACGATGGTTTTACGCAGTAGCTTAAAAATATagatcacacacacacaaaaaaaagacagTAAACAGTAAAAAATTCTTCCATTTAAACCCTCCCCTACTCCCAGGAAAAAGGTCTTCAGTTCTTTCTAGAATGTTAAGGGGACCTTTTACCACGTTGTATTAGGCATTAACGCACACTTAAGTGGCATACCACAGGACACACTCGGGCATCCTATCAATTCCAAAGCTaaagtttaaaatttttattcttAGGGGCACATAGGGGGAGGAGAGTAGAtgttcctgtgctaatcagtgtgTGCAGTCGTATTTACCACACTTTAACTGGTTAGCATATGAATACTATGTGAGCCTTTATTGGCTACGAATGAGTTGTGGAAAGTACTCGTGGGTTAAACTTTTAATGAAGTagtgcaaaaaaactccacttaaaggcagctgagagtctgctcaaatggaagaaaaagcctcaggttttattggcagagctcaagctcaaaccaccacctccacatcattggctaaaaaacttccTTAGAATGACAACTCGCTGTTGAGGTTTAAAATAATTGAGGACTGAGATATTTTGCAGTTGAAACCACTTGCTTGAATCTTCATAGAATGACAGTGTTATGCTCACGATCTCACCACATACTAATGtcacatgctaatggcaacatgcGTGATTAAtgcaaaatatacaaaaaaagccatttttattgctttggcactaagaccactttttatcacagcttaataaaaggacccctaagagatGACATCTCTCTCAGGTCTACCTGAAACCCATTCCAATTGTCTAGCCCTATCTTTGCATCTTTATTTCCACATTCCCCTCTCTGTAGGGATAACAAGGAGCTGGCCCTGAAAATATCGTAAAGCGGTACCCAGTGGCCTGAAAACcaagggaactgggttcaattcccattaCAGCTTCCTGTggctctgggcaagccacttagccCTCcatttgctccaggtacaaaataagtacttgtatataataaTATGGAAATCACTGACTGTAACcatagaaaagcagtatatcatatCCCATCCCCATTCCTTGAATACTATAAATGAGAGCACTAAATTTAAATAAGAATCTCCCTCTATCTGAGAGCCAGTGTTCCAGTCAATAGTCTGGCAGC
It contains:
- the SURF6 gene encoding surfeit locus protein 6, with the translated sequence MASLVAKDSYFQSLAKKVCAQQNQEPRKRRLALKTSGSDQFAQKKKKPRKRSEKIKLHHDLQLTSYLNTPRARPALGKESKDQPSATERKIETDSFIAVDLLRERLHEKIQETRSQSTSKGLLPEELEKRRQRRKQERERKKRKRKKLREGLAECSEVETSKTLESPYEKKKAAQGNDQGSFVFNRIEVHDQKELNQAVKKKQKKQSLKGNLTPLTGKNFKQLLSRLEARKSKLEDLKAKDGKKAQELENKMKWTNVLYKAEGVKIKDNEDLLKAALKRKEKHREQRQKQWEKRTEQTVEKMQKRQDKRKRNIQKKKKNKVERKKERARKKGRILPDDLK